AGGCGGTGGAAACGGGGGGAGACCTCGGTCCGCTCCACGGGGTCCCCGTCGCGATCAAGGACCTCCACATGGAGATCGAGGGGGTCCCGCACACGATGGGGCTCGCGCCACTCGCCGACAACGTCGCCGAGGAGTCGAGCGTGATCGTCGAGCGACTGGAAGAGGCGGGGGCGATCCCGATCGGAACGACCAACACGCCCGAACTGGGGCACACGATGCAGACGTACAACGAGTTGCTGGGGTCGACGTCGACGCCGTTCGATCTCGACTACAACGCGGGCGGCTCCTCGGGCGGGTCGGCGGCGGCACTGGCCGCCGATCTGGCGCCGCTGGCGACCGGCTCTGACGTGGGCGGGTCGCTCCGGAACCCGGCGTCGTGCTGTCACGTCGTCTCGGTGAAGCCGACCTTCGGCCTCGTCCCGATGGACCACCGCCCGGACGCGTTCAGCTCCCACACGCCGGTCGGCGTCGTCGGGCCGATGGCCCGGACCGTCGACGACCTCGCGCTCATGCTGTCGGTGCTGGTTGGCCAGGACGACAGCGACCCGTTCAGCGTCGCCGCGCCCCAGACCGATTACACGGACACGACCGACCGCGACGCGAGCGAGTTCGACGTCGCGTTCACCCCCGATCTGGACACCTTCCCGGTGGCCGAAACCGTCGCGTCGATCTGTCGGGACGCCGTCGACGCGCTGGCCGACGCGGGCGCGACGGTCTCGGAGGCGGAGATCGACGGCCCGGACAAAGGGACCCTGAACTACGCCTACGGCACCGAGGCGACGCCGCTGTTCGCCGTCATGGCACAGTACCTCGAGGCGGAGCACGGCATCGACGTGGCCGGCGAAGACGCCGAGGACCTTTCGAGTAGCTTCGTCCAGACCGTCGGGATGGGCGAGGGGTACGACGCCGTCGACTACCTGAAGACCAACGAAGTGCGGACGGAACTGTACGACGCCGTCGAGGCCGTCCTCGACGACCACGACGCGCTGGTGATGCCGACGCTGTCGACACCGCCGCTGACCCACGACGAACCGTACCCCTCGGAGATCGACGGCCAGCGGGCCGGCGGCCTCCCGATGGACTGGGGGCTCACCTGGCCGTTCAACATGACCGGGCACCCGGTCGTGGCCGCGCCAGCCGGCCTGACGGACGACGGACTGCCCGTCGGCCTCCAGATCGTCGGCTCGCGCTACGACGAGGCCGACCTGCTGGGCATCGCGGCGGCGCTCGAAGACGCCAATCCGTGGGCCGGAGACTACCCCGAGGCCTGAGACGGCCGTCACTGTCGATTTCGGCGCTCGAAAAATGGATGTCGAACCGCGGTCCGCCGATCAGTCGGCTGCAGTCCCTTCGTCGGTATCGAGTTTGACGAGTTCGTCCACATCGGGAATCTCGGCGTCGGCGTCGGTGATGATCTCGATCCTGCGGGTGAGCTTGTCGCGGGAGTACTCCACGAGTGGCGCAGGGTTGATCCCGACGGTCAGGTCGCTGAAGGTGCCCGCGACGTGGGGCATGAGGTCCTGGAGCGTGTCCTGAACGACGGACTCGTCGACCTCGCCGTTCTGGACGTAGCCCCGGACTTTCTGCATGCCGAAGCCGACGTGGCGGCCCTCGTCTGACCGGATCTTGCCGACACCTTCGACCAGCCCCTCGGCGTCTGGCCAGTCCTTGACGGCGACCTCGTCGCTCCCCTTGTCACTGAACGCCGACTGGAAGCCGTAGTAGCCGGTCTGTGCCAGCACCGACTCGACGACGAGGTGGTAGTGACAGTACGCTTTCACGCGATTCTCGGGCGAATCGTCGGTCAGGAGCCGTTCCATGGCGTCTTCGGTCTTGTCGAACAGCGCGATGTAGTGGTCGTTGAAGAAGCGCTGATCGGTCGGCTCAGTAACCTCGAACCCGAGCGCCTCCTCCGCCGGGTTGACGACCTCTCGCCAGTAGCGGTCGAAAAACTGCGTGTGTTTGGCCTCCTCGTAGATCTGGCTGGAGAGGAACATCTGGTCGTTGATGTCCTCAAGGACCATCCCGAGCGGCATCAGGTCCTCCGTGACGGCCTCCTCACCCGCGCCGAAGCGGGCGATCGAC
This Halorientalis sp. IM1011 DNA region includes the following protein-coding sequences:
- a CDS encoding ribonucleoside-diphosphate reductase encodes the protein MTQVEDTSREMRLDPDSFAQGYFKNAVYRHWDPYDIEGLEDDKEKVVETAPAEDEFNTLRKSIARFGAGEEAVTEDLMPLGMVLEDINDQMFLSSQIYEEAKHTQFFDRYWREVVNPAEEALGFEVTEPTDQRFFNDHYIALFDKTEDAMERLLTDDSPENRVKAYCHYHLVVESVLAQTGYYGFQSAFSDKGSDEVAVKDWPDAEGLVEGVGKIRSDEGRHVGFGMQKVRGYVQNGEVDESVVQDTLQDLMPHVAGTFSDLTVGINPAPLVEYSRDKLTRRIEIITDADAEIPDVDELVKLDTDEGTAAD
- a CDS encoding amidase, producing the protein MSTGFRSATDLADAIRAGDVSPVEVVETYLDRIDEHNDELNAYVNVLKQRAREQAREAEEAVETGGDLGPLHGVPVAIKDLHMEIEGVPHTMGLAPLADNVAEESSVIVERLEEAGAIPIGTTNTPELGHTMQTYNELLGSTSTPFDLDYNAGGSSGGSAAALAADLAPLATGSDVGGSLRNPASCCHVVSVKPTFGLVPMDHRPDAFSSHTPVGVVGPMARTVDDLALMLSVLVGQDDSDPFSVAAPQTDYTDTTDRDASEFDVAFTPDLDTFPVAETVASICRDAVDALADAGATVSEAEIDGPDKGTLNYAYGTEATPLFAVMAQYLEAEHGIDVAGEDAEDLSSSFVQTVGMGEGYDAVDYLKTNEVRTELYDAVEAVLDDHDALVMPTLSTPPLTHDEPYPSEIDGQRAGGLPMDWGLTWPFNMTGHPVVAAPAGLTDDGLPVGLQIVGSRYDEADLLGIAAALEDANPWAGDYPEA